The nucleotide window TGAGCATCCAATCCGCGAATCCATCAGCATGTTCATGTCTGAGAAAGGTCACTCGATTCACACCGCATCAAGTGTTAATGAGTCAATCTCCGTGTTTAAGGAATGTACCCCCGACGTTGTTATCCTTGATATCCGTCTTCCCGACGGCAGTGGACTGGATGCCTTAAGTCAAATGCGTGATTTTTATCCGCTGTCCAAAGTGATCATGATTACGGCATTTCAGGATATGGAAACCACCATCGAAGCCATGAAAAGGGGAGCCTATGATTATATTCATAAACCTTTGGATGCGGATGAACTGGAAAAAACGGTAAATGATGCCATTGCAAGTTTTTATGAAGATGCCAAAACAGCGGTAAAAGATAAAGGAAAAACGGTTTACAATGAAAGCGAGATCGTGGGTAAAAGCCGTGCCATGAAAGAAGTGTATAAAACCATCGGGATGCTTTGCCAGAACCGGGCAACCGCATTGATAATGGGGGAAACCGGTACTGGAAAGGAAATTGTTGCAAGACGGATACACCTGAGCAGCACGGATTGTGAAAAACCATTTATTACTTTTGATTGTTCAGCCGTTGTGGACACACTTCTGGAAAGTGAATTGTTTGGTCATGAAAAAGGCGCGTTTACGGGAGCCGTAACCTTAAGGCCGGGTAAAATCGAACTGGCAGGGGACGGCACC belongs to Desulfobacula toluolica Tol2 and includes:
- a CDS encoding sigma-54-dependent transcriptional regulator; its protein translation is MANLLIVDDEHPIRESISMFMSEKGHSIHTASSVNESISVFKECTPDVVILDIRLPDGSGLDALSQMRDFYPLSKVIMITAFQDMETTIEAMKRGAYDYIHKPLDADELEKTVNDAIASFYEDAKTAVKDKGKTVYNESEIVGKSRAMKEVYKTIGMLCQNRATALIMGETGTGKEIVARRIHLSSTDCEKPFITFDCSAVVDTLLESELFGHEKGAFTGAVTLRPGKIELAGDGTLFLDEIGELPLNLQGKLLGFLERKRYMRVGGKVLMKSKCRIIAATNRDLETMVTQKTFRADLYYRLKVVNMTLPPLRHRLSDIKDLVAHFVQKSADELGVEHMTLQDGCIERLKHHPWTGNVRELENVIVSASIQSRGSVILLDDLETILSYHPVSAEESSSSQSLSQMERQHIFNILESVQWNKTHASHILKISLPTLRKKIKKYHLDTPD